The following are from one region of the Alicyclobacillus fastidiosus genome:
- a CDS encoding serine acetyltransferase, with protein sequence MNSQQIAEHLMQNSCRMFKGRTCHPEPEAIREIVLHARAALLPNYFEPQVTETHAQTIDRLHQVLTEQIHRASYQECIHKGGTEETRRTAAEKATAFVEQLPLLQDMLYEDVMETLQGDPAATGPDEIILTYPGILALGVYRAAHELVKLGVPLLPRMMTEYAHRLTGVDLHPGATIGRSIMIDHGTGIVVGETAVVGNHVKIYQGVTLGALYFPKDEQGMMLREVKRHPTVEDYVILYSNSTVLGGETVIGHHSVIGSNTWVTRSVPPYSKVTYETESVVRTREAH encoded by the coding sequence ATGAACAGTCAGCAAATTGCAGAGCACCTAATGCAAAATAGTTGTCGTATGTTCAAGGGTCGCACCTGTCATCCCGAGCCGGAAGCCATTCGGGAGATTGTCCTGCATGCGCGCGCAGCCTTGTTGCCCAATTACTTTGAGCCGCAAGTCACGGAGACACACGCGCAGACAATCGATAGGCTTCATCAGGTTTTGACGGAACAGATTCACAGAGCTAGCTATCAGGAGTGCATCCACAAGGGTGGAACCGAGGAGACTCGCCGTACGGCAGCCGAGAAGGCGACGGCGTTCGTCGAGCAGTTACCGCTTTTGCAAGATATGTTATACGAGGACGTCATGGAGACGCTGCAGGGAGATCCGGCTGCAACTGGCCCGGATGAAATCATTCTGACGTATCCAGGCATTTTGGCACTTGGCGTCTACCGTGCCGCGCACGAGCTCGTGAAGCTCGGCGTACCTCTGTTGCCGAGAATGATGACGGAGTACGCGCATCGATTGACCGGCGTCGATCTGCATCCGGGGGCCACCATCGGTCGGAGCATCATGATCGATCACGGAACGGGTATTGTCGTCGGCGAAACTGCGGTGGTCGGCAATCACGTCAAGATCTATCAGGGCGTGACGCTCGGCGCGTTGTACTTCCCGAAGGACGAACAAGGGATGATGTTGCGCGAGGTCAAACGCCATCCGACCGTGGAGGACTACGTGATTCTCTACTCGAATTCGACGGTGCTCGGCGGTGAGACCGTGATTGGCCACCACAGCGTGATCGGCAGCAACACGTGGGTGACGCGGAGCGTTCCGCCGTACTCGAAAGTCACGTACGAAACGGAAAGCGTCGTGCGTACACGCGAGGCACATTGA
- the ribD gene encoding bifunctional diaminohydroxyphosphoribosylaminopyrimidine deaminase/5-amino-6-(5-phosphoribosylamino)uracil reductase RibD has product MTPDEMFMRMAIDVAKIGQAQTSPNPLVGAVVVRDGIVVGQGAHLRAGGPHAEVHALRMAGEAAQGSTIYVTLEPCNHHGRTPPCTEAILRAGVRRVVVASVDHDPRTKNLGIAHLQEAGLDVTVGVLAKEARRLNRSFFHRVDTGLPWVVYKSAMTLSGHTAADSGHSQYVTGEQARRQVQALRRCHPAIAVGIDTALADDPRLTVRDEAGSAHGILQPVRIVFDSQLRLPVGAQMLREPGKTVVFTTEQAQDNAGQKVAQLAAQGDVEIVATDQQDGHVNLRQALSHVAAAGWNSVLLEGGPTLAAACFRERLVHEVAIYVAPTLLLSGKPVLSGHATKHMREAIALHSVEVEQVGDDWRFTGLVDYPSATSE; this is encoded by the coding sequence TTGACACCAGACGAGATGTTTATGCGCATGGCGATTGACGTGGCGAAGATTGGCCAAGCGCAGACGTCGCCCAATCCGCTCGTCGGGGCTGTGGTCGTCCGCGATGGCATCGTCGTCGGGCAAGGTGCCCACCTGCGCGCAGGCGGGCCTCACGCGGAGGTCCACGCGCTGCGAATGGCTGGGGAAGCGGCGCAGGGATCGACGATCTATGTGACGCTCGAACCTTGCAACCACCACGGACGGACGCCTCCCTGTACAGAGGCTATCCTTCGAGCAGGCGTGAGACGCGTCGTCGTCGCCTCGGTCGATCACGACCCGCGCACGAAAAATCTCGGCATCGCGCACCTGCAGGAGGCGGGTCTCGATGTGACGGTGGGGGTGCTCGCAAAAGAGGCAAGGCGACTCAACCGCTCCTTTTTCCACCGCGTCGACACGGGCCTGCCCTGGGTGGTGTACAAGTCCGCCATGACACTCAGTGGACACACGGCGGCAGATAGTGGGCATAGCCAGTACGTCACCGGGGAACAGGCTCGACGGCAGGTGCAGGCCCTACGGCGATGTCACCCGGCTATTGCGGTCGGGATCGATACTGCGTTGGCCGACGACCCTCGGCTTACCGTTCGCGATGAGGCTGGTTCGGCGCACGGGATTTTGCAACCTGTACGCATCGTGTTCGACTCGCAACTGCGCCTGCCCGTAGGTGCCCAGATGTTGAGGGAGCCTGGCAAGACGGTCGTCTTCACGACCGAGCAGGCGCAGGACAACGCCGGGCAAAAGGTGGCGCAGCTCGCAGCGCAAGGCGACGTGGAGATCGTCGCGACTGATCAGCAGGACGGGCACGTAAATCTGCGCCAAGCGCTCTCGCACGTCGCGGCAGCAGGCTGGAATTCGGTGCTGCTCGAAGGCGGACCGACGTTGGCAGCCGCGTGTTTTCGCGAGCGTTTGGTCCACGAAGTGGCTATCTATGTCGCGCCGACCCTGCTCTTGAGCGGCAAACCTGTGCTTTCGGGCCATGCCACGAAGCATATGCGCGAGGCCATCGCGCTGCACTCCGTCGAGGTGGAACAGGTGGGCGACGATTGGCGATTTACAGGGTTGGTCGACTACCCATCTGCGACGAGCGAATAG